The following proteins are encoded in a genomic region of Triticum dicoccoides isolate Atlit2015 ecotype Zavitan chromosome 1B, WEW_v2.0, whole genome shotgun sequence:
- the LOC119303740 gene encoding uncharacterized protein LOC119303740 isoform X2 gives MNVLGFIPIRRPGSFNFNGAWLFNYGIGIHLLQCEEPQSLPGKTEINPKDNHISFQCESMVAVERRLKELGIPYIQRCVEEGGIYVDQIFFHDPDGFMIEICNCDNLPVIPLADHTFTMAACKRVVAVKQQQKPLVVQAPPLQTTATTTAAQCVPSANKAMQRVGGEEAAHVSCA, from the exons ATGAACGTCCTGGGCTTCATCCCCATCCGCCGCCCCGGTTCTTTCAACTTCAACGGCGCATG GTTATTTAACTATGGGATCGGCATCCACCTGTTGCAATGTGAAGAGCCACAGAGTTTGCCCGGGAAGACGGAGATCAACCCCAAGGATAACCACATCTCGTTCCAG TGCGAGAGCATGGTGGCGGTGGAGCGGCGGCTGAAGGAGCTGGGCATCCCGTACATCCAGCGGTGCGTGGAGGAGGGCGGCATCTACGTGGACCAGATCTTCTTCCACGACCCCGACGGCTTCATGATCGAGATCTGCAACTGTGACAACCTCCCCGTTATTCCGCTTGCCGATCATACCTTCACCATGGCCGCCTGCAAGAGGGTCGTCGCCGTCAAGCAACAGCAGAAGCCGCTGGTGGTACAAGCTCCTCCCCTGCAGACGACGGCGACAACCACAGCAGCACAGTGCGTGCCGTCAGCTAACAAGGCGATGCAGCGTgtgggcggcgaggaggcggcacacgTCTCGTGCGCGTGA
- the LOC119303740 gene encoding uncharacterized protein LOC119303740 isoform X1 gives MASGGVLPLASLNHISIVCSSLEESLRFYMNVLGFIPIRRPGSFNFNGAWLFNYGIGIHLLQCEEPQSLPGKTEINPKDNHISFQCESMVAVERRLKELGIPYIQRCVEEGGIYVDQIFFHDPDGFMIEICNCDNLPVIPLADHTFTMAACKRVVAVKQQQKPLVVQAPPLQTTATTTAAQCVPSANKAMQRVGGEEAAHVSCA, from the exons ATGGCGAGCGGCGGCGTGCTGCCATTGGCATCGCTGAACCACATCAGCATCGTTTGCAGTTCGTTGGAGGAGTCGCTACGCTTCTACATGAACGTCCTGGGCTTCATCCCCATCCGCCGCCCCGGTTCTTTCAACTTCAACGGCGCATG GTTATTTAACTATGGGATCGGCATCCACCTGTTGCAATGTGAAGAGCCACAGAGTTTGCCCGGGAAGACGGAGATCAACCCCAAGGATAACCACATCTCGTTCCAG TGCGAGAGCATGGTGGCGGTGGAGCGGCGGCTGAAGGAGCTGGGCATCCCGTACATCCAGCGGTGCGTGGAGGAGGGCGGCATCTACGTGGACCAGATCTTCTTCCACGACCCCGACGGCTTCATGATCGAGATCTGCAACTGTGACAACCTCCCCGTTATTCCGCTTGCCGATCATACCTTCACCATGGCCGCCTGCAAGAGGGTCGTCGCCGTCAAGCAACAGCAGAAGCCGCTGGTGGTACAAGCTCCTCCCCTGCAGACGACGGCGACAACCACAGCAGCACAGTGCGTGCCGTCAGCTAACAAGGCGATGCAGCGTgtgggcggcgaggaggcggcacacgTCTCGTGCGCGTGA